Proteins encoded within one genomic window of Gemmatimonas sp. UBA7669:
- a CDS encoding type II toxin-antitoxin system PemK/MazF family toxin — MVRRGEVYLVALNPTRGREIRKTRPCVVVSPDELNTRMGTYIVAPLTTGAHAYPFRVACRFSGKDGHVVLDQLRTVDHERLEKRLGVLTGATQAKILSVLQEMFAP; from the coding sequence ATGGTGCGCCGAGGGGAGGTCTATCTGGTGGCGCTGAATCCGACGCGTGGTCGCGAGATTCGCAAGACACGGCCGTGTGTCGTGGTATCACCCGACGAGCTCAACACGCGCATGGGGACGTATATCGTGGCCCCGCTGACAACCGGCGCTCACGCATATCCGTTCCGCGTGGCCTGCCGCTTTTCCGGAAAGGACGGCCATGTAGTGCTGGACCAACTGCGGACCGTGGACCACGAGCGTCTCGAGAAGCGCCTCGGGGTACTGACGGGCGCGACACAGGCCAAGATCTTGAGCGTGCTTCAGGAAATGTTCGCGCCCTGA